One window of the Trifolium pratense cultivar HEN17-A07 linkage group LG2, ARS_RC_1.1, whole genome shotgun sequence genome contains the following:
- the LOC123906054 gene encoding auxin efflux carrier component 2 gives MITGKDIYDVFAAIVPLYVAMILAYGSVRWWKIFTPDQCSGINRFVAVFAVPLLSFHFISSNDPYAMNYHFLAADSLQKVVILGALFLWNTFTKNQDSLDWTITLFSLSTLPNTLVMGIPLLKAMYGDFSGNLMVQIVVLQSVIWYTLMLFLFEYRAAKLLITEQFPETAASITSFKVDSDVVSLNGREPLQTDAEIGEDGKLHVVVKRSTTNSMVSGSFNKSHLNNMTPRASNLTGVEIYSVQSSREPTPRASSFNQTDFYAMFQSKAPSPKHGYTNSFQSNNGIGSDVYSMQSSKGVTPRTSNFEDETLKMHKKRGGRSMSGELFNNGGSYPPPNPIISGSTSAGTKKKDSVGGGSGNGPNNKELHMFVWSSSASPVSEGNLKHAVNRAASTDFGTVDPSKSVPHDQTILASKGVNELIANMSPGRRERDMEIEEGTKSPYISQKKMDLEGGDVNKNTQMPPASVMTRLILIMVWRKLIRNPNTYSSLIGLIWSLISFRWHIEMPSIVKGSISILSDAGLGMAMFSLGLFMALQPKLIACGKRVATFSMAVRFLTGPAVIAATSIAIGIRGVLLHVAIVQAALPQGIVPFVFAKEYNLHPDILSTAVIFGMLIALPITILYYVLLGV, from the exons ATGATTACCGGTAAGGATATATACGATGTTTTCGCGGCTATTGTACCGTTATATGTTGCTATGATATTAGCATATGGTTCGGTTCGATGGTGGAAAATCTTCACACCAGATCAATGTTCTGGTATAAACCGTTTTGTCGCGGTTTTTGCAGTTCCATTACTATCTTTCCATTTTATCTCTTCCAATGATCCTTATGCTATGAATTATCATTTCTTAGCAGCTGATTCACTTCAAAAAGTAGTTATTCTTGGTGCTCTTTTTCTATGGAACACATTCACAAAAAACCAAGATAGTCTTGATTGGACTATTACACTTTTCTCCCTTTCAACTCTTCCTAACACACTTGTTATGGGAATTCCTCTTTTAAAAGCTATGTATGGTGATTTCTCAGGAAATCTCATGGTACAAATTGTTGTTCTACAAAGTGTTATTTGGTACACTcttatgttgtttttgtttgaatATAGAGCTGCTAAACTTCTTATAACAGAACAGTTTCCTGAAACTGCAGCTTCTATAACATCATTCAAAGTTGATTCTGATGTTGTTTCGCTTAACGGTCGAGAACCACTTCAAACTGATGCTGAAATAGGTGAAGATGGTAAACTTCATGTTGTTGTTAAAAGATCAACTACTAACTCTATGGTATCTGGATCATTCAATAAATCTCATTTAAACAATATGACACCACGCGCTTCGAATCTTACCGGTGTTGAGATATATTCGGTTCAATCATCAAGAGAACCAACACCAAGAGCTTCTAGTTTTAACCAAACTGATTTTTATGCCATGTTTCAAAGTAAAGCGCCGAGTCCGAAACATGGTTATACAAATAGTTTTCAAAGTAATAATGGTATTGGTAGTGATGTTTATTCTATGCAATCTTCGAAAGGGGTAACGCCAAGGACTTCGAATTTCGAAGATGAGACGTTGAAGATGCATAAAAAGAGAGGAGGGAGAAGTATGAGTGGTGAGTTGTTTAATAATGGTGGTTCTTATCCTCCTCCAAATCCAATAATTTCAGGTTCTACAAGTGCTGGTACAAAGAAGAAAGATAGTGTTGGTGGTGGAAGTGGTAATGGACCTAATAACAAAGAGTTACACATGTTTGTTTGGAGTTCAAGTGCTTCACCTGTTTCTGAAGGGAATCTTAAACATGCAGTTAATAGAGCTGCTTCTACTGATTTTGGCACTGTTGATCCTTCCAAATCTGTTCCACATGATCAAACTATTCTTGCATCAAAAG GTGTTAATGAATTGATTGCGAACATGAGTCCTGGCCGGAGAGAAAGGGATATGGAAATCGAGGAAGGAACAAAGTCTCCATATATTAGCCAGAAGAAGATGGATTTGGAAGGAGGGGATGTAAACAAAAACACACAGATGCCACCAGCAAGTGTGATGACAAGACTCATTCTCATCATGGTTTGGAGGAAACTCATCAGAAATCCAAATACCTACTCAAGTCTTATAGGACTTATTTGGTCTCTTATATCATTTAG GTGGCACATTGAAATGCCCTCGATTGTAAAAGGTTCAATCTCAATACTATCTGATGCTGGTCTTGGAATGGCCATGTTCAGTCTTGGTTTGTTCATGGCATTACAGCCTAAGCTGATTGCATGTGGAAAACGAGTTGCGACATTTTCTATGGCTGTTAGGTTCTTGACTGGTCCTGCTGTGATTGCAGCTACCTCAATCGCAATTGGTATCCGTGGAGTTCTCTTACATGTTGCAATTGTTCAG GCTGCCCTTCCCCAAGGTATTGTTCCCTTTGTGTTTGCCAAAGAATACAATCTCCATCCAGATATACTTAGTACTGC GGTTATATTTGGAATGTTGATTGCATTGCCTATAACAATACTCTACTATGTGCTTCTTGGAGTATAG
- the LOC123906050 gene encoding nucleolar and coiled-body phosphoprotein 1 isoform X1: MPANPSGIKGISTLFSFTPRQVLLTMKNTAADNGTLNSEQNQKQKLLLHQSIALYFERSGFSKSLKKFLSEAKIVKDNTEGSSVDLEEMCRKYLETSKDDAKSTINDQKEEVAAVHSKHEEEKSKGKKKKKSNLVSESAVDNQLESPTVVTENKVDLSTVAKVDNGAETEKRSKHKTKKNKSNIEGDATEQIAVTENKVKDDLSIDAKVENGAETEKKSKRKIKKKDKSNSEGDSKEQIGEPDTTVSKKENSKATNEEAMPEKKDSKKRKRTISKENDEQDTEVKEDEETKRRKVENLNESQGGDQSAKTNGHYENGEEKSSVQKSQKKKNKESAEKAVKVPFQRVQVDNIDHEKLLDNSYWAKGGAESGYGAKAEEVLGQVRGRDFRHEKTKKKRGTYRGGHIDLHSHSIKFNYSDEE; the protein is encoded by the exons ATGCCTGCAAATCCATCAGGTATCAAAGGAATTTCAACCCTCTTCTCTTTTACTCCTCGTCAAGTTTTATTAACCATGAAGAACACCGCCGCCGATAACGGAACCCTAAACTCTGAACAGAACCAGAAGCAGAAGCTTCTTCTTCACCAATCAATTGCTCTTTACTTTGAACGCTCTGGATTCTCCAAATCCCTAAAAAAGTTTCTATCTGAAGCCAAAATCGTG AAAGATAATACAGAGGGTTCGTCAGTTGATCTTGAAGAAATGTGCCGCAAATATTTAGAAACAAG CAAGGATGATGCTAAGTCAACTATCAACGATCAAAAGGAGGAAG TTGCAGCTGTGCACTCCAAACATGAAGAGGAAAAATCcaagggaaaaaagaaaaagaaaagcaacTTAGTTTCAGAATCTGCTGTTGATAACCAACTGGAGTCACCAACTGTGGTTACAGAAAATAAAGTTGATTTATCTACTGTTGCCAAAGTTGATAATGGTGCTGAGACAGAGAAGCGGTCCAAACATAAAACGAAAAAGAACAAGTCAAATATTGAAGGGGATGCAACAGAGCAGATTGCAGTTACTGAAAATAAAGTTAAGGATGATTTATCAATAGATGCCAAAGTTGAAAATGGTGCTGAGACAGAGAAGAAGTCCAAAcgcaaaattaaaaagaaagacAAGTCAAATAGTGAAGGGGATTCAAAAGAGCAGATTGGAGAACCCGATACAACTGTTTCAAAAAAAGAGAATTCCAAAGCAACAAATGAAGAAGCAATGCCTGAGAAGAAAGAttctaagaaaagaaaaagaacaatatcTAAAGAAAATGACGAACAAGATACTGAAGTAAAGGAGGATGAAGAAACCAAACGCAGGAAAGTCGAAAATTTGAATGAATCTCAGGGAGGAGACCAATCGGCAAAAACAAATGGGCACTATGAGAATGGGGAAGAGAAATCTTCTGTGCAAAAGtctcagaagaaaaaaaacaaagaatcaGCTGAG AAAGCTGTGAAGGTGCCATTTCAACGGGTACAAGTTGACAACATAGATCATGAGAAGCTTCTGGATAACTCTTATTGGGCAAAG GGTGGTGCTGAGAGTGGTTATGGTGCAAAAGCAGAAGAGGTTCTTGGCCAAGTCAGAGGACG GGATTTTCGTCATGAGAAGACCAAGAAGAAACGTGGGACCTATAGGGGTGGACATATTGATTTACATTCCCACTCAATTAAGTTTAATTATTCAGATGAGGAGTGA
- the LOC123906050 gene encoding nucleolar and coiled-body phosphoprotein 1 isoform X2: protein MPANPSGIKGISTLFSFTPRQVLLTMKNTAADNGTLNSEQNQKQKLLLHQSIALYFERSGFSKSLKKFLSEAKIVKDNTEGSSVDLEEMCRKYLETSKDDAKSTINDQKEEAVHSKHEEEKSKGKKKKKSNLVSESAVDNQLESPTVVTENKVDLSTVAKVDNGAETEKRSKHKTKKNKSNIEGDATEQIAVTENKVKDDLSIDAKVENGAETEKKSKRKIKKKDKSNSEGDSKEQIGEPDTTVSKKENSKATNEEAMPEKKDSKKRKRTISKENDEQDTEVKEDEETKRRKVENLNESQGGDQSAKTNGHYENGEEKSSVQKSQKKKNKESAEKAVKVPFQRVQVDNIDHEKLLDNSYWAKGGAESGYGAKAEEVLGQVRGRDFRHEKTKKKRGTYRGGHIDLHSHSIKFNYSDEE, encoded by the exons ATGCCTGCAAATCCATCAGGTATCAAAGGAATTTCAACCCTCTTCTCTTTTACTCCTCGTCAAGTTTTATTAACCATGAAGAACACCGCCGCCGATAACGGAACCCTAAACTCTGAACAGAACCAGAAGCAGAAGCTTCTTCTTCACCAATCAATTGCTCTTTACTTTGAACGCTCTGGATTCTCCAAATCCCTAAAAAAGTTTCTATCTGAAGCCAAAATCGTG AAAGATAATACAGAGGGTTCGTCAGTTGATCTTGAAGAAATGTGCCGCAAATATTTAGAAACAAG CAAGGATGATGCTAAGTCAACTATCAACGATCAAAAGGAGGAAG CTGTGCACTCCAAACATGAAGAGGAAAAATCcaagggaaaaaagaaaaagaaaagcaacTTAGTTTCAGAATCTGCTGTTGATAACCAACTGGAGTCACCAACTGTGGTTACAGAAAATAAAGTTGATTTATCTACTGTTGCCAAAGTTGATAATGGTGCTGAGACAGAGAAGCGGTCCAAACATAAAACGAAAAAGAACAAGTCAAATATTGAAGGGGATGCAACAGAGCAGATTGCAGTTACTGAAAATAAAGTTAAGGATGATTTATCAATAGATGCCAAAGTTGAAAATGGTGCTGAGACAGAGAAGAAGTCCAAAcgcaaaattaaaaagaaagacAAGTCAAATAGTGAAGGGGATTCAAAAGAGCAGATTGGAGAACCCGATACAACTGTTTCAAAAAAAGAGAATTCCAAAGCAACAAATGAAGAAGCAATGCCTGAGAAGAAAGAttctaagaaaagaaaaagaacaatatcTAAAGAAAATGACGAACAAGATACTGAAGTAAAGGAGGATGAAGAAACCAAACGCAGGAAAGTCGAAAATTTGAATGAATCTCAGGGAGGAGACCAATCGGCAAAAACAAATGGGCACTATGAGAATGGGGAAGAGAAATCTTCTGTGCAAAAGtctcagaagaaaaaaaacaaagaatcaGCTGAG AAAGCTGTGAAGGTGCCATTTCAACGGGTACAAGTTGACAACATAGATCATGAGAAGCTTCTGGATAACTCTTATTGGGCAAAG GGTGGTGCTGAGAGTGGTTATGGTGCAAAAGCAGAAGAGGTTCTTGGCCAAGTCAGAGGACG GGATTTTCGTCATGAGAAGACCAAGAAGAAACGTGGGACCTATAGGGGTGGACATATTGATTTACATTCCCACTCAATTAAGTTTAATTATTCAGATGAGGAGTGA
- the LOC123906051 gene encoding protein transport protein Sec61 subunit gamma, with protein sequence MDAIDSVFDPLREFAKDSVRLVKRCHKPDRKEFSKVAVRTAIGFVVMGFVGFFVKLIFIPINNIIVGSG encoded by the exons ATGGACGCCATTGATTCTGTCTTTGATCCACTCAGAGAATTCGCTAAGGACAGTGTCAGACTCGTCAAGCGCTGCCACAAACCCGATCGCAAAG AATTCTCCAAGGTTGCCGTGCGCACTGCCATCGGTTTCGTTGTGATGGGATTCGTTGGCTTCTTTGTCAAGCTCATTTTCATCCCAATTAACAACATCATCGTTGGATCTGGTTAG
- the LOC123906055 gene encoding plant intracellular Ras-group-related LRR protein 6-like, which translates to MLYEQQQRLQQPLINTSERSKYNNSNSIEEVERLQIIDLSGMSLDSLPNPSLNLATICKLDLSNNNLQNIPESLTARLLNIVVLDVHSNQLRSLPNSIGCLSKLKLLNVSGNLLHLLPKTIENCRALEELNLNFNKLIQLPDTIGYELLNLKKLSINSNKLLYLPRSTSHLTSLRVLDARLNCLRSLPEDLENLVNLEILNVSQNFQYLDSIPYSIGLLLSLVELDISYNKIKSLPDSLGCLNKLQKLCVEGNPLCSPPPEVVEHGLHAVKEYLCSKMNAGQLSPVKKKSWVGKLVKYGTFNVKNGPREEREAFILPDYNRSVDGLASPRYMGMFSPRRLFSSRNYFTN; encoded by the exons aTGTTGTACGAACAACAGCAACGGTTACAGCAACCGTTGATAAATACATCAGAGAGGAGCAAATATAATAATTCTAATTCAATAGAGGAAGTTGAGAGGCTTCAAATAATTGATTTGAGTGGCATGTCCTTGGACTCTCTTCCAAACCCTTCTCTTAATTTAGCTACCATTTGCAAATTGGACCTCTCCAACAACAATCTTcag AATATTCCGGAGTCGTTAACGGCGAGACTGCTAAACATAGTGGTGTTGGATGTGCACTCAAACCAACTTAGGTCCCTCCCAAACTCCATTGGCTGTCTCTCTAAGCTCAAGCTTTTGAATGTCTCTGGCAACCTCCTCCACCTCCTTCCCAAGACAATTGAGAATTGCAG GGCATTAGAAGAATTGAACTTAAATTTCAACAAGTTGATTCAACTACCAGACACAATAGGATATGAGCTACTAAACCTAAAGAAGTTATCAATCAACTCCAACAAATTGCTTTACCTTCCACGCTCCACTTCTCATCTGACATCTCTAAGGGTTCTTGACGCACGCCTCAACTGTCTAAGATCTCTCCCAGAAGACCTAGAGAATCTTGTCAACCTTGAAATCCTAAATGTGAGTCAAAACTTCCAATACTTGGATTCTATTCCTTACTCCATAGGACTTCTCTTGTCCCTTGTTGAACTTGACATTAGCTACAACAAGATCAAGTCCTTACCAGACTCACTTGGTTGCCTTAACAAGCTTCAAAAGCTATGTGTCGAAGGGAATCCACTTTGTTCACCACCACCAGAAGTTGTAGAGCATGGATTGCATGCAGTGAAAGAGTACTTGTGCAGTAAGATGAATGCTGGTCAACTAAGTCCAGTTAAGAAGAAATCATGGGTTGGAAAATTGGTTAAGTATGGAACCTTCAATGTTAAAAATGGTCCTCGTGAAGAACGTGAGGCTTTCATTCTCCCCGATTATAATCGATCTGTTGATGGTCTTGCTTCTCCTCGTTATATGGGGATGTTTTCGCCGCGCCGTTTGTTCTCCTCTCGCAATTACTTCACCAACTGA
- the LOC123906052 gene encoding choline monooxygenase, chloroplastic, with protein MAMIMQVTPFIPNLQKGHPQNLNFPNKHSSKLICCSLNNSDHVVSQRLAQHFNPNIPIEKAVTPPSSWYTHRSFFHLELDRVFYRGWQAVGSTEQIKDPGDFFTGRLGDVEFVVCRDDSGNVRAFYNVCRHHASILASGSGKKSCFVCPYHGWTYGLNGNLVKATRISGMRDFNGNDFGLIPIKVATWGPFVLLNLEKENLSQKEVDSHNVAKEWLGSCSEILSTNGVDSSLSYVCRREYTLECNWKVFCDNYLDGGYHVPYAHKGLASGLNLDSYSTTLFERVSIQSCEGSSGKSTENNDRLGRKAIYAFIYPNFMINRYGPWMDTNLVLPLGPNKCQVIFDYYLEPSLQVDKDFIEKSLQDSEKVQIEDIVLCEGVQKGLQSPAYSVGRYAPKVEQAMHHFHCLLYENLTT; from the exons ATGGCGATGATCATGCAAGTCACACCCTTTATCCCAAATCTCCAAAAGGGACATCCTCAAAACCTTAATTTTCCCAACAAACATTCATCAAAACTCATTTGTTGTTCCCTTAACAATTCAGACCATGTTGTGTCTCAGAGACTTGCACAACACTTCAATCCAAATATTCCCATAGAGAAAGCTGTCACACCTCCATCATCATGGTATACTCATCGCTCTTTCTTCCATCTTGAGCTCGATCGCGTCTTCTACAGAGGCTGGCAAGCTGTGG GATCGACGGAGCAGATAAAGGATCCCGGCGATTTTTTCACTGGAAG ACTGGGAGATGTGGAATTTGTGGTATGTCGTGATGACAGCGGGAATGTTCGAGCCTTCTACAACGTCTGTCGTCATCATGCCTCTATTCTTGCTTCTGGAAGTGGAAAAAAGTCCTGCTTTGTCTGCCCTTACCAC GGTTGGACATATGGATTAAATGGAAATCTTGTTAAGGCAACTAGGATATCAGGAATGCGAGATTTCAACGGAAAT GATTTTGGTCTTATACCAATCAAAGTAGCTACCTGGGGGCCTTTTGTCCTTCTCAATTTGGAAAAGGAGAATCTTTCTCAGAAGGAAGTTGATAGTCATAATGTAGCAAAGGAATGGCTTGGTAGCTGTTCAGAAATACTGAGTACCAATGGCGTTGATTCTTCGTTAAGTTATGTATGTAGACGTGAATACACCCTTGAATGCAATTGGAAG GTATTCTGCGATAACTACTTAGATGGTGGCTATCATGTTCCATATGCGCATAAAGGCCTAGCATCTGGTCTTAATCTTGATTCCTATTCTACCACA TTGTTTGAAAGAGTTAGCATCCAAAGTTGTGAAGGTAGCTCAGGGAAAAGCACAGAGAATAACGATCGACTTGGAAGAAAAGCCATATATGCTTTCATTTACCCTAACTTCATGATTAAtag GTATGGACCTTGGATGGACACCAATCTTGTACTCCCATTAGGACCCAACAAATGTCAAGTAATTTTTGACTACTATCTCGAACCCTCGCTACAG GTTGACAAAGATTTCATAGAGAAAAGTTTACAAGATAGTGAGAAAGTGCAG ATAGAAGATATTGTATTGTGTGAAGGTGTCCAAAAGGGACTCCAATCCCCGGCGTATTCTGTTGGAAGATATGCTCCTAAAGTTGAGCAGGCCATGCACCATTTTCATTGTCTGCTGTATGAAAACCTGACAACATGA